A single Natrinema pellirubrum DSM 15624 DNA region contains:
- a CDS encoding V-type ATP synthase subunit E encodes MSLDTVVKDIREEANARAEDIRSEGETRAEEIESAAEADAEEIRADAEAEVDREIDQLREQRLSSAKLEAKQKRLEARRDVLGEVREAVEDELATLEGDTREDLTRDLLEAASEEFDEGNDVNVYGRSDDAELLESIVTDYDGYEYAGEVDCLGGVVVESDQSRVRVNNTFDSVLEDVWEDNLQGISNRLFEQ; translated from the coding sequence ATGAGTTTGGACACAGTCGTCAAAGACATTCGAGAAGAGGCCAACGCGCGTGCGGAGGACATCCGCAGTGAGGGCGAGACGCGCGCCGAGGAGATCGAATCGGCGGCCGAGGCCGACGCCGAGGAGATCCGCGCCGATGCGGAGGCCGAGGTCGACCGCGAGATCGACCAGCTCCGCGAACAGCGCCTCTCCAGTGCGAAGCTGGAGGCGAAACAGAAGCGTCTGGAGGCCCGCCGCGACGTCCTCGGGGAGGTCCGCGAGGCCGTCGAGGACGAACTCGCCACCCTCGAGGGGGACACCCGCGAGGACCTCACTCGTGACCTGCTCGAGGCCGCGAGCGAGGAGTTCGACGAGGGCAACGACGTCAACGTCTACGGTCGAAGCGACGACGCGGAGCTGCTCGAGTCGATCGTCACGGACTACGACGGCTACGAGTACGCCGGCGAAGTCGACTGTCTCGGCGGCGTCGTCGTCGAGAGCGACCAGTCCCGGGTCCGAGTCAACAACACGTTCGACTCGGTCCTGGAAGACGTCTGGGAAGACAACCTCCAGGGGATCAGCAACCGACTCTTCGAGCAATGA
- a CDS encoding V-type ATP synthase subunit I, with protein MLRPEQMSKVSVTGSRAVMAPVIETIHELNLVHLSDYDGSWEGFDNGNPIEGADQASEKLVTVRALENTLELSADEAEPGRLETGWEDRLEEIRTRVNELDDQRGEVTDELRQVNEKIDRVAPFAELGIDLDLLSGYESVDVAVVEGPVGAIEDAVAASDDIRAFETFTGGDVVAIVAAPTADADDAPIDDALVGVDVTRHSVPETEQSPEAYVADLEDERADLESRREEIDAELEEIKREEAGFLLRVEEELTVEVQQAEAPLQFATTDRAFIAEGWIPTDEYDRLVAALDDAVGDSVEIEELERADYDRHGAHSHTEDVQEGAPSAADEDDAAADADDQQQKAVTDGGSTVTMGDEPPTVQNNPGVAKPFELLVQAVNRPKYSELDPTIFLFLTFPAFFGFMIGDVGYGIMYVAIGAYMATQFDSKGISSLGGVAIWAGLFTILFGIIYGEIFGLHILGEVIWHDLFHSELLPLNKGLEPAASDFALGWMVVSVLAGIVHLNIGYILDFYENLSHGFKDALFHSGSWILMINGIWIWIFSAQGKGSKPGFLFKTFASDGPFPIGFTGFPMWELFAFPEAIPLLGGFPLTAPLLVFLIGFVMLVVSEPVEAVESLDVVVNVFSYTRMGAVLLAKAGMAFVVNLLFFGAYEDPDGEFHFLRNHEPSYVAEHYGEGADVIFNGLMHSGTAALLGGLVILVLGHIVVLVLGVTSAGLQAVRLEYVEFFNKFYEGGGENYEPFGTDRNHTEDP; from the coding sequence ATGCTCAGACCTGAGCAGATGAGCAAGGTCTCGGTGACCGGATCCAGAGCCGTCATGGCTCCGGTCATCGAGACGATCCACGAGCTGAACCTGGTCCATCTCTCGGACTACGACGGCTCGTGGGAGGGGTTCGATAACGGCAACCCCATCGAAGGTGCCGATCAGGCGTCGGAAAAGCTCGTGACCGTCCGAGCCCTCGAAAACACCCTCGAGCTGTCGGCCGACGAGGCCGAGCCGGGGCGACTCGAGACAGGCTGGGAGGATCGACTCGAGGAGATCCGCACGCGAGTCAACGAACTCGACGACCAACGCGGTGAGGTCACCGACGAGCTGCGACAGGTCAACGAGAAGATCGACCGCGTCGCGCCCTTCGCGGAACTCGGGATCGACCTCGACCTGCTGTCGGGGTACGAGTCGGTCGACGTGGCCGTCGTCGAAGGTCCCGTCGGTGCGATCGAGGACGCCGTCGCGGCGTCCGACGACATCCGGGCGTTCGAAACGTTCACCGGCGGTGACGTCGTGGCGATCGTCGCCGCACCGACCGCGGACGCCGACGACGCGCCGATCGACGACGCCCTGGTCGGCGTCGACGTCACGCGCCATTCGGTGCCCGAGACCGAACAGAGTCCCGAGGCGTACGTCGCCGACCTCGAGGACGAGAGGGCAGACCTCGAGAGCAGACGCGAGGAGATCGACGCGGAACTCGAAGAGATCAAGCGGGAGGAAGCCGGCTTCCTCCTGCGGGTCGAGGAGGAACTGACCGTCGAGGTCCAGCAAGCGGAAGCGCCGCTGCAGTTCGCGACGACCGATCGTGCCTTCATCGCGGAGGGCTGGATCCCGACCGACGAGTACGACCGACTCGTCGCCGCGCTGGACGACGCCGTCGGCGACAGCGTCGAGATCGAAGAACTCGAGCGGGCGGACTACGACCGCCACGGGGCACACTCCCATACGGAGGACGTACAGGAGGGTGCGCCGTCAGCAGCGGACGAAGACGACGCAGCCGCCGACGCGGACGACCAACAGCAGAAGGCGGTCACCGACGGTGGCTCGACGGTCACGATGGGCGACGAGCCGCCGACGGTCCAGAACAATCCGGGCGTGGCCAAGCCGTTCGAACTGCTCGTACAGGCAGTCAACCGACCGAAATACAGCGAGCTGGATCCGACGATCTTCCTGTTCCTGACGTTCCCGGCGTTCTTCGGGTTCATGATCGGGGACGTCGGCTACGGGATCATGTACGTCGCCATCGGTGCGTACATGGCCACGCAGTTCGACAGCAAGGGAATCTCCAGCCTCGGCGGCGTCGCCATCTGGGCGGGGCTGTTCACGATCCTCTTCGGGATCATCTACGGCGAGATATTCGGCCTGCACATCCTCGGAGAGGTCATCTGGCACGACCTGTTCCACTCCGAGCTGTTGCCACTGAACAAGGGCCTCGAGCCGGCCGCGAGTGACTTCGCGCTCGGCTGGATGGTCGTGAGCGTGCTGGCCGGGATCGTCCACCTGAACATCGGGTACATCCTGGACTTCTACGAGAATCTCAGCCACGGATTCAAGGACGCGCTGTTCCACAGCGGCTCCTGGATCCTGATGATCAACGGGATCTGGATCTGGATCTTCTCGGCACAGGGCAAGGGATCGAAGCCCGGGTTCCTGTTCAAGACGTTTGCCAGCGACGGGCCGTTCCCGATCGGCTTTACCGGATTCCCGATGTGGGAGCTATTCGCGTTCCCCGAAGCGATTCCGCTACTCGGTGGATTCCCCCTGACGGCGCCGCTGCTTGTCTTCCTGATCGGGTTCGTCATGCTCGTCGTGAGCGAACCCGTCGAGGCAGTCGAATCGCTTGACGTCGTCGTCAACGTGTTCTCCTACACCCGGATGGGCGCAGTGTTGCTCGCGAAGGCCGGCATGGCCTTCGTGGTCAACCTGCTGTTCTTCGGGGCCTACGAGGACCCCGACGGCGAGTTCCACTTCCTTCGGAATCACGAACCGAGCTACGTCGCCGAACACTACGGCGAGGGTGCAGACGTCATCTTCAACGGGCTCATGCACTCGGGGACCGCGGCCCTGCTCGGTGGACTTGTTATTCTCGTACTCGGACACATCGTTGTGTTAGTGCTTGGCGTGACAAGCGCCGGCTTACAGGCTGTGCGCCTCGAGTACGTCGAATTCTTTAACAAGTTTTATGAAGGCGGTGGGGAGAACTACGAACCGTTCGGAACCGATCGAAATCACACAGAGGACCCATAA
- the ahaH gene encoding ATP synthase archaeal subunit H, with product MPRPEVLERIKSAEEEADEIVALAENDRDERIAEARERAEEIRTEAEQEAQELRERRLEEAREEIDAECEQVLEEGEQEREELAERARERVDEVTDHVVELFQEDVHAQT from the coding sequence ATGCCGAGGCCAGAGGTTCTCGAACGAATTAAGTCGGCGGAAGAGGAGGCCGACGAGATCGTCGCATTGGCAGAGAACGACCGCGACGAGCGAATAGCCGAGGCCCGGGAACGTGCCGAGGAGATTCGCACGGAAGCGGAACAGGAGGCCCAGGAGTTGCGGGAGCGCCGCCTGGAGGAAGCTCGCGAGGAGATCGATGCGGAATGTGAGCAGGTCCTCGAAGAAGGCGAACAGGAGCGCGAGGAACTCGCCGAGCGCGCCCGGGAGCGGGTCGACGAAGTGACCGACCACGTCGTCGAACTGTTCCAGGAGGACGTCCATGCTCAGACCTGA
- a CDS encoding methyltransferase domain-containing protein — translation MGLLENKARARLFYKYLSRVYDQVNPFVWTEEMRTEALSLLELEADMTVLDVGCGTGFATEGLLEHVDEVYALDQSEHQLEQAYEKFGKRGPPVHFHRGDAERLPFATDTFDVVWSSGSIEYWPNPILALREFRRVLKPGGQVLVVGPNYPDNVVSQLLADSIMLFYDEYEADRMFKAAGFEDVKHAFMGPSYEPDVAITTIGRAPE, via the coding sequence ATGGGACTTCTCGAGAACAAGGCCCGCGCTCGACTGTTCTATAAGTACCTCTCGCGGGTCTACGACCAGGTCAATCCGTTCGTCTGGACCGAAGAGATGCGCACCGAGGCCCTGTCCCTGCTCGAGTTAGAAGCGGACATGACGGTACTCGACGTCGGCTGTGGCACCGGGTTCGCCACCGAGGGACTGCTCGAACACGTCGACGAGGTCTACGCGCTCGACCAGAGCGAACACCAGCTCGAACAGGCCTACGAGAAGTTCGGCAAGCGCGGGCCGCCGGTTCACTTCCACCGCGGCGATGCCGAACGACTGCCCTTCGCGACGGACACGTTCGACGTCGTCTGGTCGTCGGGCTCGATCGAATACTGGCCGAACCCGATCCTCGCGCTCCGGGAGTTCCGCCGCGTCCTCAAACCCGGCGGGCAGGTGCTGGTCGTCGGCCCGAACTACCCCGACAACGTCGTCAGCCAACTGCTTGCCGACTCGATCATGCTCTTTTACGACGAGTATGAAGCCGACCGGATGTTCAAGGCCGCTGGCTTCGAGGACGTGAAACACGCCTTCATGGGGCCGTCCTACGAGCCCGACGTCGCGATCACGACGATCGGTCGCGCGCCCGAGTAG
- a CDS encoding type IV pilin, with the protein MTERTNRAATADTRAVSPIIGVLALIVLTVCLAAVVAVGVGTWSLESSSPTATFELSADGDRSTIVITHVTGDVIDVETLSVRIAVNGTAIAEQPPIPFVGASGFDGAPDGPFNARSDSEWTAGERAGVSVAATNSPTFATGDSVTVTLAVDGRQIATLETTAT; encoded by the coding sequence GTGACCGAGAGGACGAACCGAGCCGCGACTGCAGATACACGGGCCGTGAGCCCGATTATCGGCGTACTCGCGCTGATCGTACTCACCGTCTGTCTGGCAGCCGTCGTCGCAGTCGGTGTCGGAACGTGGTCGCTCGAGTCATCTAGCCCGACCGCGACGTTCGAACTTTCGGCTGACGGCGATCGCTCCACGATCGTGATCACCCACGTCACGGGGGATGTCATCGACGTCGAGACGCTATCAGTAAGGATTGCCGTAAACGGGACAGCGATTGCCGAACAACCGCCGATTCCGTTCGTCGGTGCAAGTGGATTCGACGGCGCGCCCGATGGTCCGTTCAACGCCAGAAGCGATTCCGAGTGGACAGCAGGAGAGCGCGCCGGTGTTTCGGTCGCTGCGACGAACAGTCCAACGTTTGCGACAGGTGATTCCGTCACCGTCACGCTCGCTGTCGACGGACGGCAGATAGCTACTCTCGAGACGACGGCGACCTGA
- a CDS encoding DUF7096 domain-containing protein yields MNRAIPPLLAAALVLSLTAIPVVADPVTGANDPLETLHQENLRAANSPSPQTIENTTNRLSLDETSRMRYAEYGSDLGAALASADDKIRVDHAQYTTVDKEFDDATADERRELLQNGYERLKEQSDGLEERERRAVRSHANDELSDEQLLQVLVRNHREATVLSESFAELDERSDRVQNFSLLVDDERDKLEMHRTEIRAQLDSAYRYGGSVDGNVIAIETSRNGYVLSLLGESYVREATRFDNRNASQSTQFEDILDAYDHARELYPWAYETVQSPSFNEYTTVQLYKIDNNHEHGHLEAYLDGGTGEIYREVQVIDRTSLPFENRKTSVKEGVEISVMETKADGPATVSVNDSETGDPISVPITVDGFAVGTTGDDGSLWYVPPKGEYELQVKTADGTSVPVTLSSS; encoded by the coding sequence ATGAACCGCGCGATTCCGCCCCTCCTCGCAGCCGCTCTAGTTCTATCGCTGACAGCGATTCCAGTGGTTGCAGACCCCGTAACCGGAGCGAACGACCCTCTCGAGACGCTCCATCAAGAGAACCTACGTGCGGCTAACAGCCCGTCTCCACAGACAATCGAGAACACGACGAACCGCCTCTCACTCGATGAAACATCCAGAATGAGGTACGCCGAATACGGCTCCGACCTCGGCGCAGCGCTCGCGAGTGCGGACGACAAAATTCGAGTCGATCACGCCCAGTACACGACCGTCGATAAGGAGTTCGACGATGCAACCGCGGACGAACGGCGAGAGCTGCTCCAAAACGGCTACGAGCGGTTGAAAGAGCAATCGGACGGGCTCGAAGAACGGGAACGACGCGCCGTCCGTTCCCACGCTAACGACGAACTGTCGGACGAACAGTTACTGCAGGTCTTGGTTCGGAATCATCGGGAAGCAACAGTCCTCTCCGAGTCGTTCGCCGAACTCGATGAGCGATCGGATCGGGTTCAGAATTTCTCACTCTTGGTCGACGACGAGCGGGACAAACTCGAGATGCACCGAACGGAAATTCGGGCACAACTCGACTCGGCATACAGGTACGGCGGCTCGGTCGACGGCAACGTAATCGCAATCGAGACGTCACGGAACGGGTACGTACTCTCCCTACTCGGAGAGAGTTACGTCCGCGAAGCGACTCGCTTCGATAACCGGAACGCGTCACAGTCGACTCAGTTCGAGGACATCCTGGATGCATACGACCATGCCCGCGAACTGTACCCTTGGGCGTACGAAACGGTCCAGTCTCCGTCGTTCAACGAATATACTACGGTACAGTTGTACAAGATCGACAATAACCACGAACACGGACATCTCGAGGCGTATCTCGACGGAGGAACGGGTGAGATTTACCGAGAAGTCCAGGTTATAGACCGGACTTCGTTGCCATTCGAAAATAGAAAAACTTCAGTTAAGGAAGGGGTAGAAATATCCGTCATGGAAACGAAAGCGGACGGGCCAGCGACCGTATCAGTGAACGATTCGGAAACGGGCGATCCCATCTCTGTACCGATCACCGTCGACGGATTCGCAGTTGGAACGACCGGTGACGACGGCAGTCTCTGGTACGTACCACCCAAGGGTGAGTACGAACTGCAAGTAAAAACAGCGGACGGAACGAGCGTCCCCGTCACACTCTCGAGTTCCTAA
- a CDS encoding helix-turn-helix transcriptional regulator, whose translation MADSRFRTAGSPPSAITAQSTEPLERPATRQVFRLTVRDNGDVRWTIESRFLITNESEETVFREYAAEVTNNQRNVGYDLDVFEDFRRTAEQETGREMSIEDPGWDDPTVVESPNDTVVRNNTTTDDVQVGVISYSFTWTNFATVDGDRVNFGDAFRTENGVWFQLYDGQRLVVETPQQYALETPTQLSWDGPYEFDATELEIVFIRTSDSVIPMWGWLLGGLLFVVGFMSVGYLVVRRDGRTSPSIPTDRLPSIEAIGIATSTASDGDGTEAAESDGPDSPGRKPTGPTSSTGAAIDDDRNTGTSLEFEEPVGDAVDPELLSDEERVLRMLKQNGGRMKQASIVSETGWSNAKVSQLLSQMDDDDEIEKLRIGRENLITLPGVDPTEVD comes from the coding sequence TTGGCCGACTCCCGATTCCGAACGGCTGGTTCACCACCGTCGGCCATCACTGCCCAATCGACAGAGCCGCTCGAGCGACCCGCTACTCGGCAGGTATTTCGACTTACCGTTCGCGACAACGGCGATGTCAGGTGGACGATCGAGAGTCGCTTTCTCATAACGAACGAGAGCGAAGAGACGGTGTTCCGGGAATACGCCGCGGAAGTCACGAATAACCAGCGTAACGTCGGCTACGATCTCGACGTGTTCGAAGACTTCCGTCGAACTGCTGAACAGGAGACCGGACGTGAGATGTCGATCGAGGACCCCGGGTGGGACGACCCGACAGTCGTCGAGTCGCCGAACGACACTGTCGTTCGTAACAACACGACGACAGACGACGTTCAGGTCGGCGTCATCTCCTACTCGTTCACCTGGACGAACTTTGCTACTGTCGACGGGGATCGTGTTAATTTCGGCGACGCGTTCCGAACGGAGAACGGTGTCTGGTTTCAACTGTACGACGGACAGCGCCTCGTTGTCGAAACACCCCAACAGTACGCTCTCGAGACGCCAACACAACTTTCTTGGGACGGTCCCTACGAGTTCGACGCTACCGAACTCGAGATCGTTTTTATCCGAACCAGTGATTCGGTGATACCGATGTGGGGGTGGCTTCTGGGCGGTCTCCTCTTCGTCGTCGGGTTCATGAGTGTGGGGTACCTCGTGGTACGACGGGACGGCCGGACCAGCCCGTCAATTCCGACCGATAGACTACCCTCGATCGAAGCGATCGGGATCGCCACCAGTACTGCCAGCGACGGGGACGGTACTGAGGCGGCCGAGTCCGATGGCCCGGATTCGCCAGGGAGGAAACCGACTGGCCCGACCTCTTCGACCGGTGCCGCAATCGACGACGATCGCAACACTGGAACCAGCCTCGAGTTCGAGGAACCGGTCGGGGACGCAGTCGATCCGGAACTGCTGAGCGACGAGGAGCGCGTCCTTCGGATGCTCAAGCAAAACGGCGGCCGGATGAAACAGGCCTCGATCGTCTCGGAGACCGGCTGGTCCAACGCCAAGGTGTCGCAACTGCTCTCGCAGATGGACGACGACGACGAGATCGAGAAACTCCGGATCGGCCGGGAGAACCTCATCACGCTGCCGGGCGTCGATCCGACCGAAGTCGACTGA